One genomic region from Hoeflea algicola encodes:
- a CDS encoding cysteine desulfurase family protein — protein MANGRLYLDHNATAPLLPAARAAMIDAMALPGNPSSVHAEGRKARALVAKARDAVARLAGVPAAQVTFTSGATEAANHVLTPDFRMGRAPVRLSRLFVSAVEHPAVLAGGRFAPDQVTIVPVDGHGRIDLGALEEALAAQDPSDGQIMLALQLANNETGVIQPVRQAADLVKAYHGLLVVDAVQGAGRLPLSIAELGADFLILSGHKVGAAKGIGALISAGETLMPAPLLAGGGQEKGHRGGTENLTGIVGFGAAAEAAIVALGSVVELLALRDQMESEMRAIAPDVIIHGGEVERLANTCFFALPGLKAETAQIAFDVEGAAVSAGSACSSGKIGPSHVLAAMGADAELGAIRVSLGRDHGQEDIAQFLDVFKRINARRIARQGA, from the coding sequence ATGGCGAACGGGCGCCTCTACCTCGATCACAACGCAACCGCGCCGCTTTTACCAGCGGCGAGGGCAGCGATGATTGATGCGATGGCGCTGCCGGGCAACCCTTCCTCCGTGCATGCGGAAGGCCGCAAGGCGCGGGCATTGGTGGCCAAGGCCCGTGATGCCGTCGCTCGGCTTGCAGGCGTTCCGGCTGCTCAGGTTACCTTCACGTCGGGTGCCACCGAGGCTGCCAACCACGTGCTGACCCCGGATTTCAGAATGGGGCGGGCGCCGGTCAGGCTGTCGCGACTGTTTGTCTCGGCGGTTGAACATCCGGCGGTCCTTGCCGGCGGACGATTTGCGCCCGACCAGGTCACGATTGTGCCGGTTGACGGCCATGGGCGGATTGATCTTGGGGCGCTTGAAGAGGCGTTAGCGGCGCAAGACCCGTCTGACGGACAGATCATGCTGGCGCTGCAACTTGCCAACAATGAGACTGGCGTGATCCAGCCTGTGCGGCAAGCGGCCGATCTGGTGAAAGCGTATCACGGGTTATTGGTGGTCGATGCCGTGCAGGGCGCTGGCCGGCTGCCGTTATCGATTGCGGAGCTGGGAGCTGATTTCCTGATTCTCTCGGGTCACAAGGTCGGCGCGGCCAAAGGGATTGGCGCCTTGATTAGCGCCGGCGAAACGCTGATGCCGGCGCCGCTGCTGGCCGGCGGAGGCCAGGAGAAGGGCCATCGCGGTGGCACCGAGAACCTGACCGGGATCGTCGGCTTCGGCGCTGCAGCAGAGGCCGCGATCGTTGCGCTTGGCAGCGTGGTCGAACTTTTGGCGCTACGTGACCAAATGGAATCGGAAATGCGCGCCATTGCGCCGGATGTCATCATCCATGGTGGCGAAGTCGAGCGGTTGGCCAATACCTGCTTCTTCGCACTGCCCGGTCTCAAGGCCGAAACGGCGCAGATCGCCTTCGACGTGGAAGGCGCTGCGGTGTCGGCGGGGTCGGCGTGTTCGTCGGGCAAGATCGGGCCGAGCCACGTGCTCGCGGCGATGGGCGCCGATGCTGAACTGGGCGCGATCCGGGTCAGTCTGGGTCGTGACCACGGCCAGGAAGACATTGCGCAATTCCTGGATGTGTTTAAACGCATCAATGCCCGGCGGATTGCCCGCCAGGGCGCGTAA
- a CDS encoding alpha/beta hydrolase: MPEVIFNGPAGRLEGRYQPGKEKNAPIAIILHPHPQFGGTMNNQIVYNLFYMFQQRGFTTLRFNFRSIGRSQGEFDHGAGELSDAAGALDWVQSLHPDSKSCWVAGYSFGAWIGMQLLMRRPEIEGFFSIAPQPNTYDFSFLAPCPSSGLIIHGDADKVAPEKDVIGLVEKLKLQKGILITQKTMPGANHFFTGKVDELIGECEDYLDRRLAGELVPATAAKRLR; this comes from the coding sequence ATGCCTGAAGTCATTTTCAATGGCCCCGCCGGCCGCCTCGAAGGCCGCTACCAGCCGGGCAAGGAAAAGAACGCGCCCATCGCCATCATATTGCATCCGCACCCACAGTTCGGCGGCACTATGAACAATCAGATCGTCTACAACCTGTTTTATATGTTCCAGCAGCGCGGTTTCACCACGCTGCGCTTCAACTTCCGCAGCATCGGTCGCAGCCAGGGCGAATTCGACCATGGCGCGGGTGAATTGTCCGACGCCGCAGGCGCGCTCGACTGGGTTCAGAGCCTGCACCCCGATTCCAAGAGCTGCTGGGTTGCCGGCTATTCTTTTGGCGCCTGGATCGGCATGCAGTTGCTGATGCGCCGCCCGGAAATCGAGGGCTTCTTCTCGATCGCGCCCCAGCCCAACACCTATGACTTCTCGTTCCTGGCGCCCTGCCCCTCGTCCGGCCTGATCATCCATGGCGATGCAGACAAAGTGGCGCCGGAAAAGGACGTCATTGGCCTGGTTGAAAAACTCAAGCTGCAAAAGGGCATTCTGATCACCCAGAAGACCATGCCCGGCGCCAACCACTTCTTCACCGGTAAGGTCGACGAGTTGATCGGCGAGTGCGAGGATTATCTCGACCGCCGCCTGGCCGGCGAACTGGTCCCGGCAACGGCTGCCAAGCGCCTGCGCTGA
- a CDS encoding DMT family transporter — MTVFGFTLVLAAAFCHATWNFLVKRINGGPELVWLFSAVSVLIYIPIAGYIIITDRPHFGFWEILFVAGSIPLHLGYFLLLQTGYRKGDLSLVYPTARATGPFLSTTFAVLFLGENMTAQVALGAGAVIIGVVGLTGGIKSRAKNLTTSIGFGIGAGVLIGSYTIWDAYAVSVVLVSPILLDFVSNIGRTILLTPIALKRKERVAYYWREHRLDVVAVAVFSSLAYVLVLYALTFTPVVYVAPTREISVLLTVLMGSLLLGEGDLARRMKWALLILMGVALLATA, encoded by the coding sequence ATGACTGTCTTCGGATTTACGCTCGTACTTGCGGCCGCCTTTTGCCACGCAACCTGGAATTTCCTCGTCAAACGTATAAATGGCGGACCAGAACTCGTCTGGCTTTTCTCAGCTGTTTCGGTGCTGATATACATTCCGATTGCCGGCTACATCATCATAACCGACAGGCCACATTTCGGGTTTTGGGAAATTCTGTTCGTGGCTGGCAGCATACCGCTCCACCTTGGTTATTTCCTGCTCTTGCAGACAGGATACCGAAAAGGCGACTTGTCACTGGTCTATCCGACGGCGCGCGCCACCGGACCTTTTCTGTCGACGACTTTCGCCGTTTTGTTTCTTGGCGAGAACATGACCGCTCAAGTCGCGCTTGGAGCGGGCGCTGTGATTATCGGCGTGGTTGGTCTGACAGGGGGAATAAAAAGCCGCGCGAAAAACCTGACCACGTCGATCGGGTTTGGCATCGGTGCGGGCGTGCTGATTGGGAGCTACACCATCTGGGATGCGTACGCCGTTTCTGTCGTGTTGGTCTCGCCAATTCTTCTCGACTTCGTTTCAAACATCGGACGCACCATACTTCTCACGCCAATCGCCTTAAAACGCAAAGAGCGCGTGGCATACTATTGGCGGGAACACAGGCTTGATGTGGTGGCAGTCGCGGTATTCAGTTCGCTTGCCTATGTGCTTGTTCTGTATGCACTTACCTTCACGCCAGTCGTATATGTTGCTCCTACCCGTGAGATCAGCGTCTTGCTGACCGTGCTGATGGGGAGCCTGTTGCTCGGCGAAGGTGATCTGGCGCGGCGAATGAAATGGGCCCTGCTGATTTTGATGGGTGTTGCGTTGCTGGCAACAGCTTAG
- a CDS encoding ABC transporter ATP-binding protein produces MNETASGGVRPVLELVNVGRHFVQGTNQISILDGANFALQPGETVALVAPSGTGKSTLLHLAGLLERPDEGDVIIDGEACGQLSDDRRTAIRRSEIGFVYQFHHLLPEFSALENIMMPQLISGLSNADAKERAAQLLDYMRIGHRGEHRPSELSGGEQQRVAIARAVANAPLILMADEPTGNLDPETAGYVFEALDALVRQSGLSAVIATHNHDLAGLMDRRVTLQDGMVVELD; encoded by the coding sequence ATGAATGAAACGGCCTCTGGCGGCGTCCGCCCCGTTCTTGAACTGGTCAATGTCGGACGCCATTTCGTCCAGGGTACAAACCAGATATCAATTCTGGACGGTGCGAATTTTGCGCTGCAGCCCGGCGAAACGGTTGCGCTGGTTGCGCCATCGGGCACCGGCAAATCGACTCTTTTGCATCTGGCGGGGCTGCTTGAGCGGCCCGATGAGGGCGACGTGATCATCGACGGCGAGGCTTGCGGCCAGCTTTCTGATGACCGCCGCACCGCGATCCGGCGCTCCGAGATCGGCTTCGTCTACCAGTTTCATCATCTTTTGCCCGAGTTTTCGGCGCTTGAAAACATCATGATGCCGCAACTGATTTCGGGCTTGTCGAATGCCGACGCCAAGGAGCGCGCCGCGCAATTGCTCGATTACATGCGGATCGGCCATCGCGGCGAGCACCGGCCTTCGGAGCTTTCGGGCGGCGAACAGCAACGGGTGGCGATTGCCCGGGCGGTGGCCAATGCGCCGCTGATCCTGATGGCGGACGAGCCGACCGGCAATCTCGACCCCGAGACCGCCGGCTATGTGTTTGAAGCGCTCGACGCGCTGGTCCGGCAATCGGGATTGTCGGCGGTGATAGCCACCCACAACCACGACCTGGCCGGTCTGATGGACCGCCGCGTGACATTACAGGATGGCATGGTCGTCGAACTGGATTGA